The following are from one region of the Sandaracinus amylolyticus genome:
- a CDS encoding C1 family peptidase produces MNVGETHRNGRILNCLPSRGTAHDWRIEHADRADPDRAGAPIPPSKDLREPWWTIADQKRTGSCVGWATADSVLRWYFTKAGRLATGQLLSARFIWMAAKESDEFDTHPTTFIEAEGTSIKTALDVARIYGALPEVDLPFENGRLFQEDAEALYSIAARYKIARYHNLGRDPADWRKWLATRGPILTRLLCDETWMHVGPDGVLERYDESSTLGGHAIALVGYEPDCFIVRNTWGRAWGDEGYAYAREAYAMAAFTEAYGVVVY; encoded by the coding sequence ATGAACGTCGGGGAGACCCACCGGAACGGTCGGATCCTGAACTGCCTTCCGTCGCGCGGGACCGCGCACGACTGGAGGATCGAGCACGCCGATCGCGCCGATCCCGATCGCGCCGGGGCGCCGATCCCGCCGAGCAAGGATCTCCGCGAGCCGTGGTGGACGATCGCCGACCAGAAGCGAACGGGCTCGTGCGTCGGGTGGGCGACCGCGGACTCGGTGCTGCGCTGGTACTTCACGAAGGCGGGGCGCCTCGCGACCGGTCAGCTGCTCTCGGCGCGCTTCATCTGGATGGCGGCGAAGGAGAGCGACGAGTTCGACACGCACCCGACGACGTTCATCGAGGCCGAAGGCACCAGCATCAAGACCGCGCTCGACGTCGCGCGGATCTACGGCGCGCTGCCCGAGGTCGATCTGCCGTTCGAGAACGGGCGGCTCTTCCAGGAGGACGCGGAGGCGCTCTACTCGATCGCCGCGCGCTACAAGATCGCGCGTTATCACAACCTCGGGCGCGACCCCGCGGACTGGCGCAAGTGGCTCGCGACGCGCGGCCCGATCCTCACGCGCCTGCTCTGCGACGAGACCTGGATGCACGTCGGGCCCGACGGTGTGCTCGAGCGCTACGACGAGTCGTCGACGCTGGGCGGCCACGCGATCGCGCTGGTCGGCTACGAGCCCGACTGCTTCATCGTGCGCAACACGTGGGGACGAGCCTGGGGCGACGAGGGCTACGCGTACGCGCGCGAGGCCTATGCGATGGCCGCGTTCACCGAGGCCTACGGCGTCGTCGTCTATTGA
- a CDS encoding acyl-CoA thioesterase, translated as MSGVDRGLREKPPEDAVTVDLEVPFHDVDPLLVAWHGHYYKYFEIARQALQRKHQLDAPDLVALGFHWYVIETRSRHVSPLRYAEPFTVKAWFCERDPRIGIAYEVVSKKTGKRAARGVTVLVTTRPDGEMLLETPREILERISPS; from the coding sequence ATGAGCGGCGTGGATCGCGGGCTGCGCGAGAAGCCGCCGGAAGACGCGGTGACGGTGGATCTGGAAGTCCCGTTCCACGACGTCGATCCGCTGCTCGTCGCGTGGCACGGCCACTACTACAAGTACTTCGAGATCGCGCGTCAGGCGCTGCAGCGGAAGCACCAGCTCGACGCGCCCGATCTCGTGGCACTGGGCTTCCACTGGTACGTGATCGAGACGCGCTCGCGCCACGTCTCGCCGCTGCGCTACGCCGAGCCGTTCACGGTGAAGGCGTGGTTCTGCGAGCGCGATCCGCGGATCGGCATCGCGTACGAGGTCGTCAGCAAGAAGACGGGCAAACGCGCCGCGCGCGGCGTGACCGTGCTGGTCACGACGCGTCCCGACGGCGAGATGCTGCTGGAGACGCCGCGTGAGATCCTGGAGCGCATTTCTCCTTCTTAG
- a CDS encoding DNA methyltransferase yields MTTSTFVPNQRLPIHRWFRYSAGFSGAWAESILRERTSAHHTILDPFAGVATTLVAAQLAGRRAIGVEAHSFVARIARAKLTPCDPDVLDRAAQAVLAHAEALPREPARDDEPALLLTSYSPESLADLRRLRRAIAAHDDHPLLWLALVAILRACSSAGTAPWQYVLPNRRKARVAAPFVRFSMQIALMRDDLCASRTNVRLHHDDARTCASIDDASIDFVLTSPPYPNNYDYADATRLEQTFFGELRDWRDLHATTRRHLVRACSQHTAADRLALGDLLADPHVAPIRDPLSRACTELAAIRTSKGGKKTYHTMIAAYFVDLARVWQSLARVVRPGGEVCFVIGDSAPYGVHVPVDDWLARLADAAGFTPSHTREIRARNVKWKNRKHRVPLRELELWLIRR; encoded by the coding sequence GTGACGACCTCGACGTTCGTCCCGAACCAGCGGCTGCCGATCCATCGGTGGTTCCGCTACTCCGCGGGCTTCTCGGGTGCGTGGGCCGAGTCGATCCTCCGCGAGCGGACGAGCGCCCATCACACGATCCTCGATCCGTTCGCGGGGGTCGCGACCACGCTCGTCGCCGCGCAGCTCGCGGGGCGGCGCGCGATCGGCGTCGAAGCACACTCCTTCGTGGCACGGATCGCGCGCGCGAAGCTCACGCCGTGTGATCCCGACGTGCTCGATCGCGCCGCGCAGGCCGTTCTCGCCCACGCCGAGGCGCTCCCGCGCGAGCCGGCGCGCGACGACGAGCCCGCGCTGCTCCTCACCTCGTACTCGCCCGAGTCACTCGCGGATCTGCGTCGTCTCCGTCGCGCGATCGCGGCCCACGACGATCACCCGCTGCTCTGGCTCGCGCTGGTCGCGATCCTCCGCGCGTGCTCGAGCGCCGGCACCGCGCCCTGGCAGTACGTGCTCCCGAATCGCCGCAAGGCGCGGGTGGCGGCGCCATTCGTGCGATTTTCGATGCAGATCGCGCTGATGCGCGACGATCTGTGCGCCTCGCGCACGAATGTGCGGCTCCATCACGACGACGCGCGCACCTGCGCCTCGATCGACGACGCGTCGATCGACTTCGTCCTCACCTCACCGCCCTACCCCAACAACTACGACTACGCCGACGCCACCCGCCTCGAGCAGACGTTCTTCGGCGAGCTCCGCGACTGGCGCGATCTCCACGCGACCACGCGCCGCCATCTCGTGCGCGCCTGCTCGCAGCACACCGCCGCGGATCGTCTCGCGCTCGGGGATCTCCTCGCCGATCCCCACGTCGCGCCGATCCGCGATCCCCTCTCGCGCGCGTGCACCGAGCTCGCCGCGATTCGCACCTCGAAGGGCGGCAAGAAGACCTATCACACGATGATCGCGGCGTACTTCGTCGATCTCGCGCGGGTGTGGCAGTCGCTCGCGCGCGTGGTGCGCCCCGGCGGCGAGGTGTGCTTCGTCATCGGCGACTCCGCGCCCTACGGCGTGCACGTGCCGGTCGACGACTGGCTCGCTCGGCTCGCCGATGCCGCGGGCTTCACTCCGTCGCACACCCGCGAGATCCGCGCGCGCAACGTGAAGTGGAAGAACCGCAAGCACCGAGTCCCGCTGCGCGAGCTCGAGCTCTGGCTCATCCGCCGGTGA
- the ggt gene encoding gamma-glutamyltransferase, with translation MRRVALALACLALVLVGQAAPSRPSHAAVYARYAVAADHPLASDAGARVLAAGGNAADAAAATMLALGVVSPASSGLGGGGFALYYRASDRSLTFLDFRETAPGAATNDMFARRDGDSDAIAAQRSMTGGLAVAVPGEPAGIEALIARFGSRRVTRAQIASHAERHAREGFAASRYVSDSSRSVLALLREDGLLAGWLGEDGIAQGARVVNPQLAATLRTFGRQGAAPFYRGAIARAIVEAVRARGGVITAEDLAGYAIRERTPLSREAFGRRWVTAPPPSAGGITILHSLALLEAWQPEGGWREGAAFRHALTQSWIGAYVDRAAYLGDPDHAEVPTDALLADERLARRAALFDPERALPADRWELPLSPASAPPSDRGTSHLCVVDEEGNIAAVTTTINLQFGARVSAAGIVLNDEMDDFARELGAPNAFGLPGGAANLPRPGARPVSSMAPTIVFEGTRPVMCVGASGGSRIPTAAEQVALVSLLFEAEIGEAMARPRVHQQGRPGTTLVEPGIDTTTRLALWRRGHDVGETPTIANVQTIRIVRRDGVVELHAASDPRKDGAPRGE, from the coding sequence ATGCGGAGAGTCGCCCTCGCGCTCGCGTGCCTCGCGCTGGTCCTCGTCGGTCAGGCGGCGCCGTCGCGCCCATCGCACGCCGCGGTCTACGCGCGGTACGCGGTCGCGGCGGATCATCCCCTCGCGTCGGATGCCGGGGCGCGGGTGCTCGCGGCGGGCGGCAATGCGGCGGATGCCGCGGCCGCGACGATGCTCGCGCTCGGGGTGGTGAGCCCGGCGTCGAGCGGGCTCGGAGGCGGTGGGTTCGCGCTCTATTACCGCGCGTCGGATCGATCGCTGACGTTCCTCGACTTCCGCGAGACCGCGCCGGGCGCGGCGACGAACGACATGTTCGCGCGGCGCGACGGCGATTCCGACGCGATCGCGGCGCAGCGCTCGATGACCGGCGGCCTCGCGGTCGCGGTGCCGGGTGAGCCCGCGGGGATCGAGGCGCTGATCGCGCGCTTCGGATCGCGTCGGGTCACGCGCGCGCAGATCGCGTCGCACGCCGAGCGCCATGCGCGCGAAGGGTTCGCGGCCTCGCGCTACGTGAGCGACTCGTCGCGCTCGGTGCTCGCGCTGCTGCGCGAGGACGGCTTGCTCGCGGGATGGCTCGGCGAGGACGGGATCGCGCAGGGGGCGCGCGTCGTGAACCCGCAGCTCGCGGCGACGCTTCGCACGTTCGGGCGACAGGGCGCGGCGCCGTTCTATCGGGGCGCGATCGCGCGGGCGATCGTCGAGGCGGTGCGGGCGCGCGGAGGCGTGATCACCGCGGAGGATCTCGCGGGTTATGCGATCCGCGAGCGCACGCCGCTGTCGCGCGAGGCGTTCGGGCGCCGGTGGGTGACCGCGCCGCCGCCGAGCGCGGGAGGGATCACGATCCTGCACTCGCTCGCGCTGCTCGAGGCGTGGCAGCCCGAGGGTGGATGGCGCGAGGGCGCGGCGTTTCGTCATGCGCTCACGCAGTCGTGGATCGGCGCGTACGTCGATCGCGCGGCGTATCTCGGTGATCCCGATCACGCCGAGGTGCCCACCGATGCGCTGCTCGCCGACGAGCGCCTGGCGCGGCGCGCCGCGCTCTTCGATCCCGAGCGCGCACTGCCGGCCGACCGGTGGGAGCTGCCGCTCTCGCCGGCGAGCGCACCGCCTTCCGATCGCGGCACGTCGCACCTCTGCGTGGTCGACGAAGAGGGGAACATCGCCGCGGTCACCACGACGATCAACCTGCAGTTCGGCGCGCGCGTGAGCGCCGCGGGGATCGTGCTGAACGACGAGATGGACGACTTCGCGCGCGAGCTCGGCGCGCCCAACGCGTTCGGTCTTCCGGGCGGCGCCGCGAACCTGCCGCGCCCCGGGGCGCGCCCGGTGTCGTCGATGGCGCCGACGATCGTGTTCGAGGGCACGCGTCCCGTGATGTGCGTCGGCGCGAGCGGTGGCTCGCGCATCCCGACGGCCGCGGAGCAGGTCGCGCTCGTCTCGCTGCTCTTCGAGGCCGAGATCGGCGAGGCGATGGCGCGCCCTCGGGTGCACCAGCAGGGACGTCCGGGCACGACGCTGGTCGAGCCCGGCATCGACACCACGACGCGCCTCGCGCTCTGGCGTCGCGGGCACGACGTGGGCGAGACCCCGACGATCGCGAACGTGCAGACGATCCGGATCGTGCGGCGCGATGGTGTGGTCGAGCTGCACGCGGCGAGCGACCCCCGCAAGGACGGCGCGCCGCGCGGCGAGTGA
- a CDS encoding DUF829 domain-containing protein has protein sequence MARAAFRELIVGWHGSRERQLRVLAKHDESKYGADVLTHVPRTFRAMSLANGWAREGRMLAERLERAHAARPMPLVIHAFSNAGFWTTTALLDQLSPALRDAHRATIVDSAPGFPPKVEARFTARYATRAMLPALLAQLGLRASHSHPLLGPPFSAFLYAWHHIAPEQVRFMERSLARIRDAHRERPLMVIWGGRDELVPARFVEAFVRDCETHGVPLERLYFEEGDHVRHLVAHRREYLAARDAFLARVV, from the coding sequence GTGGCTCGAGCAGCGTTCCGCGAGCTGATCGTCGGCTGGCACGGCTCGCGGGAGCGCCAGCTGCGCGTGCTCGCGAAGCACGACGAGTCGAAGTACGGCGCCGACGTCCTCACCCACGTGCCGCGCACCTTCCGCGCGATGAGCCTCGCGAACGGGTGGGCCCGCGAGGGACGTATGCTCGCCGAGCGCCTCGAGCGCGCCCACGCCGCGCGCCCGATGCCGCTGGTGATCCACGCGTTCAGCAACGCCGGCTTCTGGACCACCACCGCGCTCCTCGATCAGCTCTCGCCCGCGCTGCGCGACGCCCATCGCGCGACGATCGTCGACTCTGCGCCCGGATTCCCGCCGAAGGTCGAGGCGCGCTTCACCGCGCGCTACGCCACCCGCGCGATGCTCCCGGCGCTGCTCGCCCAGCTCGGCCTGCGGGCGTCGCACTCGCACCCGCTGCTCGGCCCGCCGTTCTCGGCGTTCCTCTACGCGTGGCACCACATCGCGCCGGAGCAGGTGCGCTTCATGGAGCGCAGCCTCGCGCGCATCCGCGACGCCCATCGCGAGCGGCCGCTCATGGTGATCTGGGGTGGTCGCGACGAGCTCGTCCCCGCGCGCTTCGTCGAGGCGTTCGTGCGCGACTGCGAGACGCACGGCGTTCCCCTCGAGCGCCTCTACTTCGAAGAGGGCGATCACGTCCGGCACCTCGTCGCCCATCGGCGCGAGTACCTGGCCGCCCGCGACGCGTTCCTCGCTCGGGTCGTCTGA
- a CDS encoding sigma-70 family RNA polymerase sigma factor, with amino-acid sequence MDLVPDDLDHAALERRAEAFGFHVPMPDGHEEELIERLQRRDEAAFNELVRLYQERVFRLVLRMLGDRSEAEDVAQEVFITVFKSIEGFRGDSKLSTWLYRVATNHCKNRIKYLDRRARGKKKELDEIAEHGAVESASMSSSAQVARPDQQAEANQIEMIVREAIMELDEDQRVLVIMRDVENMSYEEIQQETGLPEGTVKSRLHRARLALAKAVQRATGERRSSTPAVTASSSGKK; translated from the coding sequence GTGGACCTCGTTCCCGACGACCTCGATCACGCCGCGCTGGAGCGTCGTGCCGAGGCGTTCGGGTTCCACGTGCCGATGCCCGACGGCCACGAAGAAGAACTGATCGAGCGGCTCCAACGACGCGACGAAGCGGCGTTCAACGAGCTCGTCCGCCTCTATCAGGAGCGCGTGTTCCGCCTCGTGCTGCGCATGCTCGGCGATCGCAGCGAGGCCGAGGACGTCGCGCAGGAGGTGTTCATCACGGTCTTCAAGTCGATCGAGGGCTTCCGCGGGGACAGCAAGCTCTCGACCTGGCTCTATCGAGTGGCGACGAACCACTGCAAGAACCGGATCAAGTACCTGGACCGTCGCGCGCGCGGGAAGAAGAAGGAGCTCGACGAGATCGCCGAGCACGGCGCGGTCGAGAGCGCGTCGATGAGCTCGTCGGCGCAGGTCGCGCGGCCCGATCAGCAGGCCGAGGCGAACCAGATCGAGATGATCGTGCGCGAGGCGATCATGGAGCTCGACGAGGACCAGCGCGTGCTCGTGATCATGCGTGACGTCGAGAACATGAGCTACGAGGAGATCCAGCAGGAGACCGGGCTCCCCGAGGGAACGGTGAAGAGCCGGCTGCACCGCGCGCGTCTGGCGCTCGCGAAGGCGGTGCAGCGCGCGACCGGCGAGCGTCGCTCGAGCACGCCCGCCGTGACGGCCTCGTCGTCGGGGAAGAAGTGA
- a CDS encoding anti-sigma factor family protein, whose product MEAMTSDEARDLFGDVIEGSLDPAKKAAFEAALASDPELKDELDAYRMVVRGAAALGGDAGDQKEGPEASPDLLPGVQSRLRARSRGRFYRDRFAEQAGPRGTLPVLVAILVALLLATGWLAVQSFVQVEGPPSPTSHP is encoded by the coding sequence ATGGAAGCGATGACGAGCGACGAGGCACGCGACCTCTTCGGAGACGTGATCGAGGGGAGCCTCGACCCGGCGAAGAAGGCCGCGTTCGAGGCCGCGCTCGCGAGCGACCCCGAGCTGAAGGACGAGCTCGACGCGTACCGGATGGTGGTGCGTGGCGCGGCGGCGCTCGGTGGCGACGCGGGGGACCAGAAGGAGGGACCCGAGGCCTCGCCCGACCTGCTGCCCGGAGTGCAGTCGAGGCTCAGGGCGCGGAGCCGCGGACGGTTCTATCGCGACCGGTTCGCGGAGCAGGCGGGGCCGCGGGGCACGTTGCCGGTCTTGGTCGCGATCCTGGTGGCGCTGCTCCTCGCGACGGGATGGCTCGCGGTGCAGAGCTTCGTGCAGGTGGAGGGGCCGCCCTCACCGACCTCGCATCCCTGA
- the gshB gene encoding glutathione synthase: MRIVVLMDPVSTVLVDADTSFALMLAAQERGHRVDHALITDLFLHGWRLGARVRRATMQRDPIAPITLGDYEDVWIDDVDAVLVRKDPPFDANYLWGCHLLEHVRGKTLVVNDPRALRDANEKLYATHFPSLMPATLVSNDKARIKRFVSEVGGRAVLKPLSGAGGESVFLLAEGDLNVNAIIETVTLDGKRVAMVQEFLPKVTEGDKRILLLDGEPLGAILRVPQRGDVRSNIHVGGTVEKTALDANDRAICAEVGPRCKKDGLYFVGLDVIGGKLTEVNVTSPTGIQQMSRLSGQDLSGRVIEWLEQRSAS, encoded by the coding sequence ATGCGCATCGTCGTGCTGATGGACCCGGTCTCGACCGTACTCGTCGACGCCGACACCTCGTTCGCGTTGATGCTCGCGGCGCAGGAGCGCGGGCATCGCGTCGATCACGCGCTCATCACCGATCTGTTCCTCCACGGCTGGCGCCTCGGGGCGCGCGTCCGCCGCGCGACGATGCAGCGCGATCCGATCGCGCCGATCACCCTCGGCGACTACGAGGACGTGTGGATCGACGACGTCGACGCGGTGCTGGTCCGCAAAGATCCGCCCTTCGACGCGAACTACCTCTGGGGCTGCCACCTGCTCGAGCACGTCCGCGGCAAGACCCTCGTCGTCAACGATCCGCGCGCGCTGCGCGACGCGAACGAGAAGCTCTACGCGACGCACTTCCCCTCGCTCATGCCCGCGACCCTCGTCTCCAACGACAAGGCGCGCATCAAGCGCTTCGTGAGCGAGGTCGGCGGGCGCGCCGTGCTCAAGCCGCTCAGCGGTGCGGGCGGTGAGAGCGTGTTCCTCCTCGCCGAGGGCGACCTCAACGTCAACGCGATCATCGAGACCGTGACCCTCGACGGAAAGCGCGTCGCGATGGTCCAGGAGTTCCTCCCCAAGGTCACCGAGGGCGACAAGCGCATCCTCCTGCTCGACGGCGAGCCCCTCGGCGCGATCCTCCGCGTCCCCCAGCGCGGCGACGTGCGCTCGAACATCCACGTCGGCGGCACCGTCGAGAAGACCGCGCTCGACGCGAACGACCGCGCCATCTGCGCCGAGGTCGGCCCGCGCTGCAAGAAGGACGGCCTCTACTTCGTCGGCCTCGACGTGATCGGCGGCAAGCTCACCGAGGTCAACGTCACGAGCCCGACCGGCATCCAGCAGATGTCGCGCCTCTCGGGCCAGGACCTCTCGGGGCGCGTGATCGAGTGGCTCGAGCAGCGTTCCGCGAGCTGA
- a CDS encoding glycosyltransferase family 2 protein: MSVFRPCILIPTYDNPRTVRDVVLRAREHLADVVVVDDGSRDEGRAAVEGIGRDGLAQVTHRARNGGKGAAVKTGFGFARELGFTHALQVDADGQHALEDIPDLLNVARAQPSALILGRPEYDESAPIGRRIARNITIFWTHMEAGWGVIADPMCGFRVYPIESALRACASCGDRMDFDPEIAVRIAWTGAPVVNLPTKVRYVEGGVSHFKLFLDNWLISRMHTRLMWHRAWCTVLGRPLVPALPAPSDPIVLEKGTSEPRPAELPGDR, translated from the coding sequence GTGAGCGTTTTTCGGCCCTGCATCCTGATCCCGACCTACGACAATCCGCGCACCGTGCGCGACGTCGTGTTGCGCGCGCGGGAGCACCTCGCGGACGTGGTGGTCGTCGACGACGGCAGTCGCGACGAAGGTCGCGCCGCGGTGGAGGGCATCGGGCGCGACGGCCTCGCCCAAGTGACCCATCGCGCGCGGAACGGCGGCAAGGGCGCCGCGGTGAAGACCGGCTTCGGGTTCGCCCGCGAGCTCGGCTTCACGCACGCGCTGCAGGTCGACGCCGACGGACAACACGCCCTCGAAGACATCCCCGATCTGCTGAACGTCGCGCGTGCGCAGCCGAGCGCGCTGATCCTCGGGCGCCCCGAGTACGACGAGAGCGCGCCGATCGGTCGCCGCATCGCGCGCAACATCACGATCTTCTGGACGCACATGGAGGCGGGCTGGGGCGTGATCGCCGACCCGATGTGCGGCTTCCGCGTCTATCCGATCGAGAGCGCGCTGCGGGCCTGCGCGTCGTGCGGCGATCGCATGGACTTCGATCCCGAGATCGCGGTGCGCATCGCGTGGACCGGCGCGCCCGTCGTGAACCTCCCGACCAAGGTGCGCTACGTCGAGGGCGGCGTGTCGCACTTCAAGCTCTTCCTCGACAACTGGCTGATCTCGAGGATGCACACGCGCCTGATGTGGCACCGCGCGTGGTGCACGGTCCTGGGGCGTCCGCTGGTGCCTGCGCTGCCTGCGCCCTCCGATCCGATCGTGCTCGAGAAGGGCACGAGCGAGCCGCGTCCCGCCGAGCTCCCGGGCGATCGATGA
- a CDS encoding LolA family protein: MRSWSAFLLLSAVVLCASVAGAQQSAPSLDAILASFRGVEGMELRFREEKRIALLSVPAISEGTVHYMRPGRLARRTTSPSPQVVLIEGDELRMSEGGRVERIDLAAQPVVRSFVDTFSELLRGDRAALERVYRVQFTPREGASWTLTLAPRTSPLDRFLREIRFEGEGTSLRTMVMTEVSGDVTTTTFSDVNTRRRYSATEAARVFSLQ; encoded by the coding sequence GTGAGATCCTGGAGCGCATTTCTCCTTCTTAGTGCGGTCGTGCTGTGCGCGAGCGTCGCGGGCGCGCAGCAGAGCGCGCCCTCGCTCGACGCGATCCTCGCGAGCTTCCGGGGCGTCGAGGGGATGGAGCTGCGGTTCCGCGAGGAGAAGCGGATCGCGCTCTTGAGCGTGCCCGCGATCAGCGAAGGCACGGTGCACTACATGCGGCCCGGGCGGCTGGCGCGGCGCACGACCTCGCCGAGCCCGCAGGTCGTGCTCATCGAGGGCGACGAGCTGCGCATGAGCGAGGGCGGGCGCGTGGAGCGCATCGATCTCGCGGCGCAGCCGGTGGTGCGCAGCTTCGTGGACACGTTCTCGGAATTGCTGCGCGGCGATCGCGCGGCGCTGGAGCGGGTCTATCGCGTGCAGTTCACGCCGCGCGAGGGTGCCAGTTGGACTCTCACGCTCGCACCGCGGACGTCACCGCTCGATCGCTTCCTGCGCGAGATCCGGTTCGAGGGCGAGGGCACGTCGCTGCGCACGATGGTGATGACCGAGGTGAGCGGCGACGTGACGACGACGACGTTCTCCGACGTGAACACGCGACGTCGATACTCCGCGACGGAAGCCGCGCGGGTGTTCTCGCTCCAGTAG
- a CDS encoding HAL/PAL/TAL family ammonia-lyase: MGELAILPLGHEPMTIEHVCAIAEKRAVPAISADPAVRERIAQSRKLIDDALAGARTIYGVTTGFGASVEFHVPVEVAEEMPLNLVRYHGCGTGALFGENAAAAIMAVRANSLAQGFSGVRQELLDRICELVARGCVAAIPEEGSVGASGDLTPLSYIGALLAGEREAWLRGKLVKAPHALAELGLRPMNLRPKESLAIMNGTSVMSALGCLSWTRALKLARFACTISAMASDVLHGVPDHFDDRIFELKNHPGQRQAAQWIRGGVHHRNTPARVQDRYSIRCAPHVIGLILDCLPWMRRMLETEINGVNDNPIIEGYSASAPEGRVLHGGNFYGGHACLVTDTMKNVVANVADLLDRQVGMLCNPATNAGLPANLVMRSGIDRPTHHGFKAMEISASALAAEALKMSMPASVFSRSTESYNQDKVSMGTISARECVRVLDLTETVAAIHLLTVCQAVDLRGPLHCHPKSAEMREAVRQVVPVNEADRRMDVDIQAVLDLYREDALPIGEIAWTVPEARA; encoded by the coding sequence ATGGGTGAGCTCGCGATCCTGCCGCTCGGCCACGAGCCGATGACGATCGAGCACGTCTGCGCGATCGCGGAGAAGCGCGCGGTGCCGGCGATCTCGGCGGACCCCGCGGTGCGCGAGCGCATCGCGCAGAGCCGCAAGCTGATCGACGACGCGCTCGCGGGCGCGCGCACGATCTACGGCGTGACCACGGGCTTCGGCGCGTCGGTCGAGTTCCACGTGCCGGTCGAGGTCGCGGAGGAGATGCCGCTCAACCTCGTGCGTTATCACGGCTGCGGGACCGGCGCGCTCTTCGGCGAGAACGCGGCGGCGGCGATCATGGCGGTGCGCGCGAACTCGCTCGCCCAGGGCTTCAGCGGCGTGCGTCAGGAGCTGCTCGATCGCATCTGCGAGCTCGTCGCGCGCGGGTGCGTCGCGGCGATCCCCGAAGAAGGCAGCGTCGGCGCGAGCGGGGATCTCACGCCGCTGAGCTACATCGGCGCGCTGCTCGCGGGGGAGCGCGAGGCGTGGCTCCGCGGGAAGCTGGTGAAGGCGCCCCACGCGCTCGCGGAGCTCGGCCTCCGGCCGATGAACCTGCGGCCGAAGGAGTCGCTCGCGATCATGAACGGCACGAGCGTGATGAGCGCGCTCGGATGTCTGTCGTGGACGCGCGCGCTCAAGCTCGCGCGGTTCGCGTGCACGATCTCGGCGATGGCGTCGGACGTCCTGCACGGCGTGCCCGACCACTTCGACGATCGGATCTTCGAGCTCAAGAACCACCCCGGGCAGCGCCAGGCCGCGCAGTGGATCCGCGGGGGCGTGCACCACCGCAACACGCCGGCGCGCGTGCAGGATCGTTATTCGATCCGCTGCGCGCCCCACGTGATCGGGCTGATCCTCGACTGTCTGCCGTGGATGCGGCGGATGCTCGAGACCGAGATCAACGGGGTGAACGACAACCCGATCATCGAGGGCTACTCGGCGAGCGCGCCCGAGGGACGCGTGCTGCACGGCGGGAACTTCTACGGCGGTCACGCCTGCCTCGTGACCGACACGATGAAGAACGTGGTCGCGAACGTGGCGGACCTGCTCGATCGTCAGGTCGGCATGTTGTGCAATCCCGCGACGAACGCGGGCCTGCCCGCGAACCTCGTGATGCGCAGCGGCATCGATCGCCCGACCCACCACGGGTTCAAGGCGATGGAGATCAGCGCGTCGGCGCTCGCCGCCGAGGCGTTGAAGATGTCGATGCCCGCGAGCGTCTTCAGCCGCAGCACCGAGTCGTACAACCAGGACAAGGTGTCGATGGGGACGATCTCGGCGCGCGAGTGCGTGAGGGTGCTGGACCTGACGGAGACGGTCGCCGCGATCCATCTATTGACCGTGTGCCAGGCAGTGGATCTGCGCGGTCCGCTGCACTGTCATCCGAAGAGCGCGGAGATGCGCGAGGCAGTGCGTCAGGTGGTGCCGGTGAACGAGGCGGATCGCCGCATGGACGTCGACATCCAGGCGGTGCTGGATCTCTATCGCGAGGACGCGCTCCCGATCGGCGAGATCGCGTGGACGGTGCCGGAGGCGCGCGCATGA